The Fulvivirga maritima genome segment TAAAAAGACGCTTACACTGCAGCAGTTTGAAGAAAAATATACTGAATTTTTTATATCAAGAGCTAAAGCCTACAAGCATAAAAATATAGAGGCGATTTTTAACGATAAATTCTCCAAAGAAAACCATCAACTTGTAGATTTGTTGAAAGAGTTCGATTACCTGGCAAATGTCTACTGGCCTTTAACTCATTATAAGTCAGCGGTAAAGCATTTGCATAAAGATGAATCTGACATAGCAGCTACAGGCGGTACTAATTGGCAAAAATACCTTCCGCCAAGGTTTCAAAAAGTCATATTTTTCCCGGAGTTATGGTCTGAGGCTGAGAAAAAAGAATGGGGAAAGTCATGGGTGCTTAAGGAGGCATTAGGTAAAAAGGATTAGGGGTGCACTTAAAAGATGTGGTTTTGAGAGAAAACGGAATTTTCATACTGTTTATTTTATTTTCTTTGCTGATGCATAATGCCGTGCAGGCTCAGTATGTGCAGTATACTTATCATGATGATGATAAAGAGCAGATAAAGGAGATCTTTCATGTAAAAGATACGATCTCTAACACGCTGGAAGGTAAATATCAGTCTTATTATATCAACGGTAATTTAGAATCTCTGGGCAGCTTTGCCAATAATGAGACAGTTGGCGTTTGGGAGTTTTTTTATGAAGATGGAAAGCTCAAAATGCGAGGAGATCTGGAGCCAGGCTCTAGTGATGGCTATTGGGAATACTTTTTTGAAAGCGGAATCAAGAATATGGAAGGCCGCATTAAAGACCGAAAGCGCGTAGGTGAATGGAGTATTTACTACGAAAGTGGCGAGTTAAAAGAAAAGGGAATTTTCAGAGAAGGCAGAAGAGAAGGCCTCTGGGAGTTTTATTATGAAGATGGTCGTAAAAAAGGAAGCATAGATTATGCTGGCGGAAAAGGGTTGTTTACGGAGTTTTATCCTACAGGAGAATCAAAAGCAGAAGGCCCGCGGGTAGGTAGTGTTAATAATGGTCTATGGAAATATTACTATAAAGATGGTTCACTACAGGCAGAAGGAAACTACAATGGCGACGAAAAATCAGGAATTTGGAAATATTATCATAGGAATGGCCAGGTTTCTGCAACGGGCGAGTTTGATAACAATAAGCCTTCTGGTGAATGGCAATATTATTTTGAAAATGGAAAGTTAAGCTCTACAGGTAATTTTAGTAAGGGTAAGAAGGATGGCCTTTGGAGTTTATATTATCCTGATGGTACCCTGAAAGGGGAGAGCGTATTTGATAAAGGAAGTGGTACATATAAGGAATTTTATGAAACCGGTGAGCTTAAAATAGAAGGCAAGATTGAAGATGGTCTTTACACCGGTTTATGGAAATATTACTATGAAGATGGTGTGCTTGAAGGTGAGTGTGAGTTTGAAGATGGCATAGGAGAATATACCGGTTATTTTCATGACGGCACTACCGTACAAACCATAGGCACTATAGAAAATGGTAAAAAAATAGGCAAGTGGAAGCTATTTGGAGAAGATGGTGAACTTTCTGGTTACTACCACCCTGTGTATGGCAAAGGCACTATTAAACGTGATGAGCTTAGAGAAAAGGAAAGGGCTAATTACGGAATAGCTGATTATAAATTTAAAGGTAAAAAGCGCTCTTATTTTGAGCCTAAAAGGAATGAATACAGGGGGTTTATAGTAAGCCTGAGCCCATTATCTATGTTTGTGAATAGACTGCCCTGTGGCATGGAATTGTACATGGAAGAGAGAATGGGTTTTGAGTTTGAGTTTGAAGGGGTGAGGGATCCGTTTTTTGAAGATGATAACGATGTGCCGCTTTATGATAACTATAAGCGGGGCTATCGCTTAGCCTTAAAACAAAAGTTTTATAACCCCTTTAATGAATATGGGATGTGGTACTTTGGTCATGTTGTTCGGTTTTCTAACCTAAATCATTATGCCAACGTAATCTCACAACCAGAAAATGTAATCAGGGTACACGCCAAAGAGCATAGGGTAGAATATTCCTTAATGTTAGGATATAGGCTCATCCAGTCTACTTCAGAAGGTGGCTTTACGGCTGATGCCTTTATAAGTGGAGGAGGTGGCTATAGAAGCTATTCGGAAGATGATTATGCCGGCAGAGCATTCGATAGTCTGGACAAAGGCAGTGTTTCTTTTGCTTATAATTTTGGACTTAATATCGGTTATTCATTTTCTGTAGGCCATAGGCGTAGAAGATAATATTTAAGGATAAAAACCTTACAAATTGAAGAAAATAGAATTAAAACTCCGTCCTGAGGAGGCTTTTGATGAAGAGGTTTTTCATCAGTTAGCGCAGAAGAAAGTAGGTAAGGGAGCTGCTTACCGAATTGTGAAAAGATCAGTTGATGCCCGCCAGAATCAAGTGTGGGTACGTGTACATTTAGAGCGCTTCCCCAATGAAGCAGCTAAACCACCGCTGATTAGTTATAGAAAAGATTACCCTAATGTGGCCTCTCAAAAGGAGGTGATTATTGTAGGGGCCGGGCCTGCGGGGCTTTTTGCCGCCCTCAGGCTGATAGAGCATAATATAAAGCCCATAGTAATAGAAAGAGGCAAGGACGTAAAAGCCAGAAGGCGAGATCTTGCAGCTATAAATAAAGATCATGTAGTAAACCCTGATTCTAATTATTGCTTTGGCGAAGGCGGCGCTGGCACTTATTCGGACGGTAAGCTTTATACCCGTTCCAAGAAAAGAGGAGATGTGCAGCGCATACTGGAAATATTTGTGGCTCACGGTGCCCGTGAAGAAATATTATACGATGCCCACCCTCATATTGGCACTAACAAACTGCCTAAGATAGTCACAGAGCTACGAGAAAGTATATTGGCAGCAGGAGGTGAAGTTCATTTTGATAGCAAGGTTACTGATTTTGTGGTCGAAAATGGAGAGTTGAAAGGCGTGGAAGTCAATAATGAATCCACCATTAAAGGTGATGCGGTGATCCTGGCAACAGGCCATTCTGCCCGTGATATTTTTGCACTTCTCGATAGCAAAGGAATAACTATTGAAGAAAAGCCTTTTGCTCTGGGCGTTCGTATAGAGCACCCTCAAAATCTGATCGATAGAATTCAATACCATTGTGAAACGGATCGAGGCCCTTATTTACCTGCGTCTTCTTATGCTTTGGTTAATCAGGTAGAAGCTGAAAATGGAAAGAACAGAGGTGTTTTCTCTTTCTGTATGTGTCCCGGAGGCTTTATAGTACCGGCAGCTACGGCTCCTGGTGAGTTGGTGGTAAATGGCATGAGCCCTTCCAGAAGAGATTCTAAATTTGCTAATTCAGGTATGGTTGTATCAGTAGAATTAGATGACTTGAAGGCCTACAATAAATATGGCAGGCTGGCAGCTATGCAGTTTCAAAAAGAGGTGGAACAAAAGGCTTGTAATATTACTGGTGGTGGGCAAACAGCACCAGCTCAGCGTATGGTAGATTTTGTGGAAGGTAAAGTTTCTTCTTCTTTAAATGATACCTCTTATCAGCCTGGCCTTTCGTCTCTGGATATGACAGAGGTGCTACCCGATTTTATTGCTAAGAGCTTGAGAAAGAGCTTCAAAGCTTTTGGTAAAAAAATGAAAGGGTATTACACTAATGAAGCTCAAATCATAGGAGTGGAGAGTCGTACTTCTTCGCCAGTAAGAATACCCAGAAACAAAGAAACGCTGGAGCATGTTTCTTTAAGTAGATTGTATCCGTGTGGTGAAGGTGCTGGCTATGCAGGTGGCATAGTTTCGGCAGCCATGGACGGAGAGCGCTGTGCGGAAGCAGTGCTTATGAAATACTTGAATAAACAGATATTATGAAGAAAACAGCAATAATTGGAGCTACAACTAATACTTCTCGCTATGCCTATGCAGCAGCGGAGAGGCTTACTTCTCACGGTCATGAAATAGTGCCTATTGGTATAAAAAAAGGTGCAGTACTTGGTGAAGAGATTTTGAATTTGCGTGAAAAGCCAGAAGTAGAAGGTGTAGATACTGTAACCATGTATATAGGCCCTCAAAACCAGCCTGAATGGTATGATTATATTTTAAGTTTGTCGCCGAAGCGTATCATTTTTAACCCGGGAACGGAAAACCTGGAATTTGAAAAGCTAGCTCATGAAAAAGGAGTGCAAACAGAGCGAGCTTGTACTTTAGTAATGTTAAGTGTAGGCAATTATTAGTTGCCCACACTTTTAGCTTTTAGTTAGCCGCTACTCTCCAGATAGTGCCGCTGTCATCATCAGCTACCAATAAGGCTCCGTCTGGAGTTACAGTTACACAAACTGGTCTGCCATATACCTTGTAGTCATTTTGATCTGCGATAAAGCCGGTAAGGAAATCTTCTGGTTCACCGGCAGGCTTGGCATTTTCAAAAGGAATGAATAACACCCGATAGCCGTTAAGCGTAGAGCGGTTCCATGAACCATGTTGGCCTACAAAGGCTCCTCCCTGATACTTCTCAGGAAACTTATTTTTATTATAAAAGGCCAGGCCTAACGATGAGGTGTGAGCTCCCACAGCCATGTCTGGTTTTATAGATTTTTCTACCATTTCTGGTGCTTTATCGGCCATGCGTGGGTCTTTGTTATGCCCAAAATAAGCATAAGGCCATCCATAAAAACCACCTTCTTTTACACTGGTAACATAATCAGGCACCAGGTTATCACCTAGTTCATCTCTTTCATTTACTGCAGCCCATAATGTATTGGTGCCTGGGTAAAAGGCTATACCAACTGGGTTTCTTAACCCTGAAGCATATACTTGCTCATTACTTCCGTCCGGATTCATAACTAATACATTGGCTCTTCTTTTCTCTTTTTCCATACCGTGCTCACCTACGTTGCTCGATGATCCTACAGAGACAAATATTTTGCTGCTATCTGGGCTCAGTATAATGTTGCGCGTCCAGTGGTGGTTATAGCCACCAGCAGGTAAGTCTGCAACCTTTTCCGCTTCAGCATCTATGGCATCTTGACCTAGCTCATAGGGAAATCGTACTATTCCGTCTACATTAGCTACATAGAAATAATTATTGAGAATGAGCATGCCGAAAGGCTGATTCAAGCCTTCCAAAAAGGTTTTTTTGGTCTCAGGAATGCCATCCTGATCACTGTCTCTGAATAATATAATCCGATTAGCACTCTTCTTAGCATCATCAGATTCTACCACAAAAATATCGTTATTAGGGCCTATATAAATCCAACGCGGATGTTCTAATTCACCTGCAAACTTAGTCACCGTAAAGCCATCAGGTGCTTTTGGTTTAACGGCTTCAGGCCAGCCTATGGCTTTGCCTTCGTTATCTACTTTGCTTGATTGTGGCTCAGGGAGTTTAGTAGTGTCAATATTTACGCCATAACCTGCCAGAGAATCCTGAAGACTGCTGGAGGCATCAGCCTGTTCCGTACTCTGCTCCTTAGTGCTGGAGCAGGAGCTTATGATTAATATTAGAAATAAATAGATGATCAGTTTTTTCATAGTTCACTTTTTTGTTACACAACAGTGAAAAAACATAAATGTTAAATTGTGCAATATTCCTGTTTTGATGATTTAGTTGTCTTTGGTGATATTATTTTGATGGAGAATGAGACTATATTGACTGGTTTCGATTTCGGTTTGAATTAATTGTTAAATTTTAATTAATTACTAATTAATCCAGCCTGAGAATACGAAGAAATGACTTAACTAATACAATAACAATTCATGCTTAAACCAAACCTATTTTTAAATTCTTTACTACAAAAAATACAAAAGGAAAGCTGTCAGCAATCCTTTAGAAAGCTGTTTGATCTTTATCACGCACAGCTACTGCAGTATGCGGGTTTCCTTACGGGAAATAAGCAAATAGCAGAAGAAGTGGTGTCTGAGGTCTTTGTCTATTTGTGGAAGAATAGGTTGTCTATAGATGGAATACGGAAAATTAACAGTTTTCTATATCTAAAAACCAAGCACCTTTCTATTGATCACATTCGCAAAGTGAAAGATCTTTCGTGTGTTTCTATAGATCATGCTTCTGCCTT includes the following:
- a CDS encoding CoA-binding protein; the protein is MKKTAIIGATTNTSRYAYAAAERLTSHGHEIVPIGIKKGAVLGEEILNLREKPEVEGVDTVTMYIGPQNQPEWYDYILSLSPKRIIFNPGTENLEFEKLAHEKGVQTERACTLVMLSVGNY
- a CDS encoding NAD(P)/FAD-dependent oxidoreductase, with amino-acid sequence MKKIELKLRPEEAFDEEVFHQLAQKKVGKGAAYRIVKRSVDARQNQVWVRVHLERFPNEAAKPPLISYRKDYPNVASQKEVIIVGAGPAGLFAALRLIEHNIKPIVIERGKDVKARRRDLAAINKDHVVNPDSNYCFGEGGAGTYSDGKLYTRSKKRGDVQRILEIFVAHGAREEILYDAHPHIGTNKLPKIVTELRESILAAGGEVHFDSKVTDFVVENGELKGVEVNNESTIKGDAVILATGHSARDIFALLDSKGITIEEKPFALGVRIEHPQNLIDRIQYHCETDRGPYLPASSYALVNQVEAENGKNRGVFSFCMCPGGFIVPAATAPGELVVNGMSPSRRDSKFANSGMVVSVELDDLKAYNKYGRLAAMQFQKEVEQKACNITGGGQTAPAQRMVDFVEGKVSSSLNDTSYQPGLSSLDMTEVLPDFIAKSLRKSFKAFGKKMKGYYTNEAQIIGVESRTSSPVRIPRNKETLEHVSLSRLYPCGEGAGYAGGIVSAAMDGERCAEAVLMKYLNKQIL
- a CDS encoding PQQ-dependent sugar dehydrogenase; the protein is MKKLIIYLFLILIISSCSSTKEQSTEQADASSSLQDSLAGYGVNIDTTKLPEPQSSKVDNEGKAIGWPEAVKPKAPDGFTVTKFAGELEHPRWIYIGPNNDIFVVESDDAKKSANRIILFRDSDQDGIPETKKTFLEGLNQPFGMLILNNYFYVANVDGIVRFPYELGQDAIDAEAEKVADLPAGGYNHHWTRNIILSPDSSKIFVSVGSSSNVGEHGMEKEKRRANVLVMNPDGSNEQVYASGLRNPVGIAFYPGTNTLWAAVNERDELGDNLVPDYVTSVKEGGFYGWPYAYFGHNKDPRMADKAPEMVEKSIKPDMAVGAHTSSLGLAFYNKNKFPEKYQGGAFVGQHGSWNRSTLNGYRVLFIPFENAKPAGEPEDFLTGFIADQNDYKVYGRPVCVTVTPDGALLVADDDSGTIWRVAAN
- a CDS encoding toxin-antitoxin system YwqK family antitoxin encodes the protein MHLKDVVLRENGIFILFILFSLLMHNAVQAQYVQYTYHDDDKEQIKEIFHVKDTISNTLEGKYQSYYINGNLESLGSFANNETVGVWEFFYEDGKLKMRGDLEPGSSDGYWEYFFESGIKNMEGRIKDRKRVGEWSIYYESGELKEKGIFREGRREGLWEFYYEDGRKKGSIDYAGGKGLFTEFYPTGESKAEGPRVGSVNNGLWKYYYKDGSLQAEGNYNGDEKSGIWKYYHRNGQVSATGEFDNNKPSGEWQYYFENGKLSSTGNFSKGKKDGLWSLYYPDGTLKGESVFDKGSGTYKEFYETGELKIEGKIEDGLYTGLWKYYYEDGVLEGECEFEDGIGEYTGYFHDGTTVQTIGTIENGKKIGKWKLFGEDGELSGYYHPVYGKGTIKRDELREKERANYGIADYKFKGKKRSYFEPKRNEYRGFIVSLSPLSMFVNRLPCGMELYMEERMGFEFEFEGVRDPFFEDDNDVPLYDNYKRGYRLALKQKFYNPFNEYGMWYFGHVVRFSNLNHYANVISQPENVIRVHAKEHRVEYSLMLGYRLIQSTSEGGFTADAFISGGGGYRSYSEDDYAGRAFDSLDKGSVSFAYNFGLNIGYSFSVGHRRRR
- a CDS encoding RNA polymerase sigma-70 factor encodes the protein MLKPNLFLNSLLQKIQKESCQQSFRKLFDLYHAQLLQYAGFLTGNKQIAEEVVSEVFVYLWKNRLSIDGIRKINSFLYLKTKHLSIDHIRKVKDLSCVSIDHASALQLKDASNPEGTLIHKEWLLELERTINALPERCQLIYRLIKEEGMKYDEAASFLDVSKKTVENQMAIATKRLREVMKSYMAYEDKKQLRKFSYFFF